The sequence below is a genomic window from Vibrio spartinae.
CAACTGGCAAGCTATCAGCAAGCATTGCAAAAAATACCTAGTTGAATCAAATGTTTAAATGCAAGTAATAAAAAGAGGATACACGATGTGTATCCTCTTTTTGTATCCGTGATGTTCTGCCAGTGTGTTGGATTAATCTTGCATGTAGCCTTCAGGCATTGAAATCCGAGCAACGCCTGAATCAACAGCGGCTTGCGCAACAGCTCTGGCGACTCGTGGCAACAGCCGTGGATCCATCGGTTTGGGAATAATGTACTCGGGACCGAATGAGAGGCTATCGATATCGGCCGCAGTCAGAACCTCTGCCGGTACATCTTCTTTGGCAAGCTGGCGAATGGCTTCAACCGCTGCAATTTTCATTTCATCGTTAATTTCGCTGGCTCGGATATCCAGCGCACCACGGAAGATGAACGGGAAGCAGAGAACATTGTTGACCTGATTTGAGTAGTCAGAACGCCCCGTTCCCATGATCAAATCCTTGCGGACTTGGTAAGCCAGTTCCGGTTTGATTTCTGGATCTGGGTTTGAGCAAGCGAACACGACCGGCTTTTCAGCCATCAGTGCTAATGCTTCCGGCGGCAGGAGGTTTGGACCTGAAACGCCAAGGAATAGATCGGCATCTTGAATGACGTCTTCCAAGGTTCTCTTATCCGTATTATTTGCAAATAATTGTTTGTGTTCATTGAGATCACTACGGCGGGTGTGAATCACACCTTTGCGGTCAAGCATATAGATCTTCTCACGCATTGCACCGCATTTGATCAACAGTTCCATACAGGCAATGGCTGCTGCACCAGCGCCCAGACAAACGATCGTACACTCCTTCAGGTCCTTTCCCTGTAGCTCAATTGCATTGAGCAT
It includes:
- a CDS encoding malic enzyme-like NAD(P)-binding protein; the protein is MSEDNHQDSTPEKAFRQKALDYHAIPTAGKIAISLTKPADTAADLALAYSPGVAEPVREIAQDVDNIYKYTAKGNTVAVISNGTAILGLGNLGPMASKPVMEGKALLFKRFAGLDSFDIQVKHRTIDEFVETVANIADTFGGINLEDIKAPDCFEIERRLIERCDVPVFHDDQHGTAIVTAAGMLNAIELQGKDLKECTIVCLGAGAAAIACMELLIKCGAMREKIYMLDRKGVIHTRRSDLNEHKQLFANNTDKRTLEDVIQDADLFLGVSGPNLLPPEALALMAEKPVVFACSNPDPEIKPELAYQVRKDLIMGTGRSDYSNQVNNVLCFPFIFRGALDIRASEINDEMKIAAVEAIRQLAKEDVPAEVLTAADIDSLSFGPEYIIPKPMDPRLLPRVARAVAQAAVDSGVARISMPEGYMQD